In Deinococcus maricopensis DSM 21211, the sequence ATCTGGCTGAGGTTCACGACCTCGTAGACGGTGCCGACGTTGTTGAAGCCGCGCTTCGGCAGGCGGCTGATCAGCGTGCTGCGGCCACCTTCGAAGAACTGGCCTTTACCGGCGCCGCTGCGGGCCTTTTGGCCTTTGTGGCCACGGCCGGCGGTCTTGTCAGTGCCGCCGGGGCCACGGCCGACGCGTTTGCGGTTCTTGCGCGCGCCGGGATTGGCCTTGAGTTCGTTGAGCTTCACTCGGTCACCTCCAGGAGGTGTTTGACTTTCTCGACCATGCCGCGGACGGCGGGCGTGTCAGTCAGTTCACGCGTCTCGCCGATGCGCTTCAGGCCGAGCGCCTTGACGGTCTCGACTTGGTCTTTCTTGCGGCCGATGACGCTGCGCTTCAGCGTGATTTTCACTGGGCGCTCCCTTCCGCTTGCGCGGGCGCGGCGGGCGCCGGGGTGCCGCGCAGGGCTTTGACCTGCTTGGCGGTCCGGAGGCGCTTCAGGCCGTCGAACACCGCGTACGCGACGTTGATCTGGTTACGGCTGCCGAGCTCTTTGCTGAGCATGTTGGTGATGCCCGCGAGTTCGGCGATGCTGCGGGGCACGGTGCCCGCGATCACGCCGGTACCGGGCGCGGCGGGCTTGAGCAGCACGTGGCTGTTCGTGCCTTCCCCGACGATGTCGTGGGGGATCGTGCCGTTTTCGACGGGCACGGTGATCATGTTCTTGCGCGCGATGGCTTTGGCCTTCTCGATGGCCACCGGCACTTCTTTGGCTTTGCCGATGCCCATGCCCACGCGACCATTGCGGTCACCGATGATGACGAGCGCGGCGAAACGGAACCGACGGCCACCCTGGTAGGTCTTGGCGGTGCGGTTGATGCTGATCATCTTCTCTTCGAACTCGCTGCTTTCACGCTCGCGGTCCGGACGACGGTTAAAAGTCAAGGCCACCCTCCCGCGCCGCGTCCGCGAGCGCCTTCACGCGACCGTGGTAGCGGAACTGACCGCGGTCGAACGCGACTTGTTTGACTCCCTTGGCGACGGCGGCTTCCGCGAGGGCCTTGCCCACAGCGGCGGCGGCGTCGGTCTTGGTGCCTTCAGTGCTGAGCTTCTTGCTGCCGACCTGGGCGATGGTGGTGCCCGTGGTGTCGTCGATCAGCTGCGCGTAGATGTGCTTGCTGCTGCGGAAGATGCTGAGGCGCGGACGGACGCCGGCTGCCACGCGCACCTTGCGGCGGTTGCGGAGCTTGCGGCGGCCCGTCGTGACGTTGTTGGCGCTCATTTCTTGCCTTTCCCGCCCGTGGCGCCGGCTTTACCAGCCTTGAGGGCAATCTTCTCGCCGGCGAAGCGCACGCCCTTGCCGTGGTAGGCATCGGGTTTGCGGACGCGGCGGACGTTCGCGGCGACCTGACCGACGAGTTGCTTGTCGATGCCGGTCACGTCAATTTTGGTGGGTTCCGGCACGGTGAAGCTCACGCCGGCGGGCGGGTCGATAACGACCGGGTGGCTGTAGCCGATGGTGAGTTCCAGGGCCTTGCCGCTGAGCTTGGCGCGGTAACCGACGCCTTTGAGCTCGAGGTTGATGGTGTAGCCGTCGCTGACGCCCTTAACGGCGTTGGCGACGAGGGTGCGGGTCAGGCCGTGCAGGGCGCGGTGGTCCTGTCGGTCGCTGGGACGCTCGACGAACAGCGCGCCGTTTTCCTCGCGGATGCTGAGGGCGCTGTTGAAGGGCACCTGCAGTTCGCCTTTGGGGCCTTTGACCTTGAACAGGCCACTTTCGACCGTGGTGGTCACGCCGTTCGGGACGGCGATGGGTTGTTTACCGATGCGGGACATGCAGCCTCCTTACCAGAGCACGCAGATGACTTCGCCGCCGACGCCGGCTTTGCGGGCGTCACGGTCGGCCATCAGGCCTTTGCTGGTGGACACGACGGCGAGGCCCAGGCCCTTTTGGACGCGGGGCAGGTTTTCGACGCTCGCGTAGGCGCGGCGGCCGGGACGCGAGATGCGCTCGATGTGCTTGATGACTTGTTCGCGCTTGTGACCGTACTTGAGGGTCAAACGCAGCACGTCGAACTTGCCTTCTTCGCTCACGCGCTCGCTGGCGGCAATAAAGCCTTCCTTGACGAGCAGCTTGGCGAGTTCCTCCTTGAACTTGGAGGCCGGCACGTCCACGCTCTCTTTGTAGCTGCGCGTCGCGTTACGGATGCGCGTCAGCATGTCAGCAATGGGGTCGCTCAGCATGGTTCCTCCGCACGGGCATCGCTGCCCGGCGTTCTGGTCCGCCGTTCTCGGGCGGGCCGGGGTGCTCTATTGAGCAGTCTTTGTTATGGGTCCGACTCCGGACGATCACCGCATCAATGCGAGCGGTTCGTATCCAGGCGGCGTGGACGGGGCTGGTGGATTACCAGCTGGCTTTTTTCACGCCGGGCAGTTCGCCCGCGTGGGCCATTTCGCGCAGCACAATACGGCTGACGCCGAAGAACCGGATGTAGCCACGGGGGCGGCCGGTCAGGGCGCAGCGGTTGTGCAGGCGGGTGGGGCTCGCGTCGCGGGGCAGCTGCGCGAGACCGACGTAGTCGCCGGCGGCCTTCAGCTCCGCGCGCTTGGCCGCGTACTTGGCGACCATTTTTTCGCGGTGCTTCTGGCGTTGGATTTTCGCTTTCTTCGCCATTTCTCACTCCTGCTCGGGCGGGCGGGCGGTGCCGCTGGCGCCGTCGAGACATTTGCGCGGCTGTTCGTTGCGACCGTGAACCCTGCGGCTCGGCGGTCAGCAATGAGAGGCCGACACAAGAAAGCAGTATACGCGACACCTCGGCAAAAAGGAAACGCGCGTCGGTCACATTCTCACCAGCGGAGCGCGGCCCGGGATGACCCGGGCCGCGCTCCGCTGCTCCCTTACTTGCGGAAGGGGAAGCCGAGGGCCTGCAGCAGCGCGCGGGCTTCCTCGTCGTTCTTGGCGGTCGTGACGACCGTGATGTCCATCCCGCGCACCTGGTCGACCATGTCGTAGGTGATTTCGGGGAAGATCAGCTGCTCTTTGATGCCGAGGTTGTAGTTGCCGCGGCCGTCGAAGCTGTTGGGGTTGATCCCGCGGAAGTCGCGGATGCGGGGCAGGCCGATGTTGATCAGCTTGTCCAGGAAGTCGTACATGCGCTGGCCGCGCAGCGTCACCTTCACGCCGATGGGCATGCCCTGGCGGAGCTTGAAGTTGCTGATGCTCTTCTTCGCTTTGGTGACGACGGGCTTCTGCAGGGTGATCAGCGCGAGTTCACGGCTGGCCTTGTCGATGGCCTTGCTGTCCTCTTTGCTGCTGCCGAGGCCCTGGTTGACAACAACCTTCTCGATGCGGGGGACGGCCATGATGCTGCTGTATCCGAACTGCTGCTGCAGCTGGACGCGCACCTCACCGTTGTACTTGTCTTTGATGATGCTCATGTTGCCTTCCTTCGGGCGGTCAGGTCGCCCAGGACGCCCCGGGGGGCGCCCCCGGGATTAGTCGATGACCTTGCCGCTGGAAACCGCGACGCGCACCTTTTTGCCGTCGCGGGTTTCGCGGCGGACGCGGGTGGCTTTGCCGGTTTCGGGGTCCACGAGGCGGACCTTGCTGGCGTGCAGCGCCGCGGGGCGCTCTTCGATGCCGCCTTGCGGGTTGGTCGCGCTGGGCTTGACGTGCTTCTTGACGATGTTCACGCCGTCCACGACGACCTTCTGCTCGCCGGGGAGGGCCATGAGCACTTTGCCCGTCTGGCCTTTGTTCTTGCCGCGCGTGACGATGACGGTGTCGCCGGTCTTCACGTGCAGTTTGTTGTTGTGGTGGCTGCCGGCGCTAGGACGGGGCATTACAGCACCTCCGGGGCGAGCGACACGATCTTCATGAAGCGGCGGTCGCGGAGTTCACGGGCGACCGGCCCGAACACGCGGGTGCCGCGGGGCTCGCCGTTGTTGTTGATGATGACGGCGGCGTTCTTGTCGAAGCGGATCACCGAGCCGTCGGGGCGCTGGATGCTCTTGCTGGTGCGCACGACGACGGCTTTGACGACGTCGCCGCTCTTGACGGCACCGCGGGGGGCGCTTTCCTTGACGCTGGCGACGATGATGTCGCCGACGTGAGCGTAGCGCTTGTTACCGCCGCCGCCCTTGGTGAGGCCCTTGCCGCCGATGCCGCTGTTCAGCACGCGGATGCACATGATTTCGCGCGCGCCGCTGTTGTCCGCCACGTCGAGGCGGGTCTGGGGCATGATCATGCGTTACCGCCTTCCGTCTCCACGGCGGTCGTTTCGATGCCGCGGGGACGCTCGATCAGGCGCGTGACCTTCCAGGTCTTCGTCTTGCTGATGGGGCGCACCGCGAGGATCTCGACGCGGTCACCGATGCGGAATTCGTTGTTCTCGTCGTGGGCAGCGTACTTCTGGCTGCGGGTCACGACCTTGCCGTACAGCGGGTGCGCGTAGCGACGCTCGACCTTGACGCTGACGGTCTTGTCGGCCTTGTCGCTGACGACGACGCCCTGGAACGTCTTCTTCGCCATTACTTCTCACTCCCCTGGGCGAGTTCGCCCTGGATGGTCAGGAGCTGGGCGACTTCGCGGCGCAGTTGGCGGACGCGCGCGGGGTTCGCGAGCTGACCGACGGCGGCCTGGAACCGCAGCTCCATCAGTTCTTTCTTGCGGTTCGCGACTTCCTGCTCGAAGGCGCTCGCGTCGAGCTGGCGCATCTCACTGAGCTTCATCGTATACCTCGCGCTTCACCATCTTGGTCGCGATGGGCAGCTTGTGCCCGGCCAGACGGAAGGCTTCTTTGGCCTGCTCTTCGGTCACGCCGGCCACTTCGAACATCACACGGCCGGGCTTGACCACGGCCACCCAGTACTCCACGGCGCCCTTACCTTTACCCATTCGGGTTTCGGCGGGTTTCTTGGTGATGGGCTTGTCCGGGAAGATGCGGATGTAGATCTTACCGCCGCGGCGGAAGTGGCGGCTCATCACGATGCGGCACGCCTCGATCTGGTTGCTCTTGATCCACGCGGGCTCGGTAGCGATGAGGCCGTAGTCGCCGAACGCGACGTAGTCGCCGCCCTTGGCGTCGCCGGTCATGCGGCCGCGGAACATTTTGCGGTACTTGGTGCGCTTCGGAAGAAGCATCACTCACCTCCAGTGCGGCGGCGCGCGGCGGGGCGACGGCGGTTCGGGCGGTCGCCGTCTTCGCGGCGGCCACGGTCCTGACGGGGGGGACGCGCGAGCGTCTCGGTCTTCCCGCCGATGACTTCACCGTTGAACACCAGCACCTTGATGCCGATGATGCCGTACGTGGTGCGCGCGAGCGCGGTGCCGTAGTCGATGTCGGCGCGCAGGGTGTGCAGGGGCACGCGGCCTTCGAGGACTTTTTCGGTGCGGGCCTGCTCGGCGCCGCCGAGACGGCCACTCATAACGACCTTGACGCCACGGGCGCCGGATTCCATCACGCGCTGCGCCGCCTGCTTCATGGCGCGGCGGAAGGCGAAGCGGCGCTCGATCTGCTCCGCGACGCGCAGGGCCACCAGGGGCGCGCTGATGTTGGGGTTGGGAATCTCCGCGACGTTCACGGCGACGGTACCGGCGCTCACGAGCGCTTCGATCTGGCCGCGGAGGCGCTTGATGCTGTCGCCGCCCTTGCCGATCACGATGCCGGGTTTCGCGGCGCTGATGATCACGTTGACCTGCTGGCCGGCGCGTTCGATTTCGATGCGCGCGATGCCGGCGGCCTTGAGTTCCTTCTCGACGAGGTTGCGGATGCGCTCGTCTTCCTGGAGGAGTTTGCTGTAGGTCTTCTTGCCGGCGTACCAGCGGCTGTTCCAGCCTTTGGTGATGCCCAGGCGGAAGCCGTTGGGGTTGATCTTGTTACCCATTAGGCGCGCTCCTCGAGGATGATCGTGATGTGGCTCGTGCGCTTCTTGATGATGTTCGCCGCACCGCGGGCGCGGGGCAGGAGGCGCTTGAGGGTGGGGCCGGCGTCCACGAACACCTGGGCGACGTAGAGGCGGTCCTCGATCATGTCGTGGTTGTTCACGGCGTTGGCTTTGGCGCTCTTAAGCACCTTGCTGACCGGCTCGCTGGCGCCGCGGGGGATGAAGCGCAGCAGGTCCTCGGCGTCACGCACGTTCTTGCCGCGGATCACGTCGACCACAAGGCGGACCTTGCGGGGCGCGATGCGGATGTACTTGGCAATCGCTTTGGCGGCCATTACTTCTTCTTGCTCCCTTTGGCGTTCTTGTCCGCGCCGTGGCCGCGGTACGCGCGGGTGGGGCTGAACTCGCCGAGTTTGTGGCCGATCATCTGCTCGTTCACGAAGACGGGCACGTGCTGCTTACCGTTGTACACGGCGATGGTGTGACCGATCATTTCGGGCACGATGGTGCTGCGGCGGCTCCAGGTCTTGATGACGCGCTTGTCGTTTTTGTCGTTCTGGATGTCGACCCTCTTCAGGAGGGACTCTTCCACGAACGGCCCTTTTTTGAGGCTACGGGGCATAGTTCTCCTTATTTACCCTTGCGGCGGGAAATGATGAAGCGGTCGGACACCTTACGCTTGCGGCGCGTCTTCAGGCCCTTGGCCTGCTGGCCCCAGGGGCTGACGGGCGGGCGGCCCGCACCGGTGCGGCCTTCACCACCGCCGTGGGGGTGGTCGACCGGGTTCATGGCGCTGCCGCGCTGGTGCGGCTTGCGGCCGAGCCAGCGGCTGCGACCGGCTTTACCGATCACGATGTTCTTGTGCTCGGCGTTGCCGACGTTACCGATGGTGGCGTAGCACTCGGTGTGGACGCGGCGGAGTTCGCCGCTGGGGAGGCGCAGGACGACGTAGTCGCCTTCCTTGCCCTGGACCTGCGCGCTGGTGCCGGCGCTGCGGGCGAGCTGGGCGCCCTTGCCGGGGACCAGTTCGATCGCGTGTACGACGCTACCGACGGGGATGAAGCGCAGCGGGAGGGCATTGCCGACCTTGGGTTCCGCTTCGGGGCCGCTGACGACCTTGCTGCCGACCGTGAGGCCTTCGGGCGCGAGGACGTAGCGCTTCTCGCCGTCCGCGTACGCCAGGAGGGCGATGCGGGCACTGCGGTTCGGGTCGTACTCGAGCGCGGCGACGCTGGCGGTGACGCCGGCTTTGTCGCGGCGCTTGAAGTCGATGATGCGGTAGAGGCGCTTGTGGCCACCGCCGATGAATCGGCTGGTGATGCGACCGCGGTTGTTACGACCGCCGGTCTTGGGGAGCGCTTCGGTCAGGTGCTTCTCGGGACGCTTCTTGGTGAGGTCCGAGAAGTCCGCGGTCGTCATGGTGCGACGCGACGGGGTGTACGGACGGTACTTCTTGAGTGCCATGATTCAGATCTCCTTAGACCAGGCCCTCGAGGGCTTCGATCTTCTGGCCTTCGGCGAGCTTGACCATGGCCTTCTTGCGGCTGTTGCGCTGGCCCGTGAAGCGGCCCACGCGCTTGACCTTGCCAATGGCGTTGAAGGCGGTGACTTTCACGACCTTGACGCCGAACACCTGTTGAACGGCGTTCTTGATCTGGGTTTTGGTGGCGTCGGTGTCCACCCAGAAGGTGTACACGCCGCGTTCCATGCCGGCGAAGGCCTTTTCGGAGACGACCGGCGCCTTGATGACGTCGAACTGGCTCACTGGTTCTCCTCCTCTTTGGCGGGTTCCAGGGCGATCGCGTCGATGATCAGGCGCTCGTGGCGCAGGATGTCGTACACGTTCAGGCCGGCGACGGGCAGCGCGGTGACCCAGCTGAGGTTGCGCGCGGCGCGGCGGGTGGCTTCGTCGTCGGTGACGAGGAAGACGCGCTCGCTGCCGTCCATGCCGTTTTCCTTCGCCCAGGCGACGAAGCTCTTGGTCTTGCCGTCGAGGCCGAAGCCGTCCACGGCGAGCAGCTTGTCCTGCGCCTGACGGTCCGCGAGGGCCATCGCGAGGCCGAGCTGGCGGACTTTCTTGGGCAGGGTGTAGGCGTAGCTGCGGGGCTTGGGGCCGAACGCGACGCCGCCGCCCACGAAGGTGGGAACGCTGCGGTCGCCGTGACGGGCGTTACCAGTGCCCTTTTGGCTGTACATCTTCTTGCCGCCGCGGCTGACCTGCGCGCGCGTCTTGGTGCTCGCGCTGCCCTGGCGGCGCTTGGCGAGCTGCCAGCTGACGACTTCGTGCAGGACGTGGGTGTTGACTTCCGGCAGGTCCACGTCGATGTTGCGACCGCCGTTTTGGCCGATCACTTTAATCTGCGCCATTACTTGACTCCCTTGACGGCCTGGCGCAGCACCACGAGGCCACCGTTCGCGCCGGGGATGGCGCCCTTGACGAGAATCAGGTTCTCGCCGGCACGCACTTCCACGACTTCCAGGTTCTGGACGGTGACGCGCTCGTTGCCCATGCGGCCCGCCATGCGCTTGCCTTTGTACACGCGGCCGGGCGTTTTGCGCTGACCGATGGAACCGGGGCGGCGGTGCCACTTCTTGCTGCCGTGGCTCGCGGGACCACCCTTGAAGTTCCAGCGCTTCATGACGCCCTGCGTGCCTTTACCTTTGCTGGTGCCGGTCGCGTCGATCTTCTCGCCCGCGCCGAAGATGTCCACCGTGATGGTGTCGCCTTCGGGGGTAAAGTTGCGGAACTCGCGCAGGTAACGCACGCCGCTCACGCCAGCCTTCTTAAGATGACCCATGAGGGGGCGGTTGATGCGCTTCTCGTTTTTGGGCATGAAGCCCACCTGCACGGCCTCGTAACCGTCGGTCGCAGTGGTCTTGCGCTGCACGACGGGGCAGGGGCCGGCGAGCACGACGGTCACAGGGATGACCTTGTCGTCCTTCCAGACCTGCGTCATGCCGACTTTGGTGCCGAGGATGCCCTTCACGCGCGGCCCCCGACGGTCTTGATCTCAATGTCCACGCCCGTGGGGAGGTCGAGGGTCATGAGGCTGTCGATGGTCTTTTTGGTGGGGTTCTCGATGTCCACGAGGCGGTTGTGCGTACGGATCTCGAAGTGCTCGCGGCTGTCCTTGTACTTGAAGGGGCTGCGGAGCACGGTGAAGCGGCGGATGCGCGTGGGCAGGGGCACGGGGCCGCTCACGTTCGCGCCGGTGCGGCGGACGGTGTCCACGATCTTGCTCGCGGACTGGTCCAGGGCCTTGTGGTCAAAGCCACGCAGCTTGATACGGATCTTGGGGGCTACCATGTCATTCACTCCACAATCTTGGTGACGACGCCGGCGCCGACGGTACGGCCGCCTTCGCGGATGGCGAAGCGGAGGCCTTCTTCCATGGCGATGGGCTTGATCAGGTCCACGGTGAAGCTGATGTTGTCACCGGGCATGACCATTTCGACGCCTTCGGGCAGTTCCACGATGCCGGTCACGTCCGTGGTGCGGAAGTAGAACTGCGGGCGGTAGCCGCCGAAGAACGCGCTGTGACGGCCACCCTCGTCCTTGCTGAGGATGTACACGCTGGCTTCGAACTTGGTGTGGGGCTTGATGGTGCCGGGTTTGGCGAGCACCTGGCCGCGTTCCACGTCGTCACGCGCCACGCCGCGCAGCAGCAGGCCGACGTTGTCGCCCGCCATGCCCTGGTCGAGGAGCTTGCGGTGCATTTCGATGCCGGTGACGGTGGTCTTGCGGGTGTCGCGCAGGCCGACGATTTCGACTTCGTCCTGGACCTTGATGACGCCACG encodes:
- the rplV gene encoding 50S ribosomal protein L22, encoding MAAKAIAKYIRIAPRKVRLVVDVIRGKNVRDAEDLLRFIPRGASEPVSKVLKSAKANAVNNHDMIEDRLYVAQVFVDAGPTLKRLLPRARGAANIIKKRTSHITIILEERA
- a CDS encoding 50S ribosomal protein L23; translated protein: MSQFDVIKAPVVSEKAFAGMERGVYTFWVDTDATKTQIKNAVQQVFGVKVVKVTAFNAIGKVKRVGRFTGQRNSRKKAMVKLAEGQKIEALEGLV
- the rplX gene encoding 50S ribosomal protein L24, with the translated sequence MPRPSAGSHHNNKLHVKTGDTVIVTRGKNKGQTGKVLMALPGEQKVVVDGVNIVKKHVKPSATNPQGGIEERPAALHASKVRLVDPETGKATRVRRETRDGKKVRVAVSSGKVID
- the rplF gene encoding 50S ribosomal protein L6, whose protein sequence is MSRIGKQPIAVPNGVTTTVESGLFKVKGPKGELQVPFNSALSIREENGALFVERPSDRQDHRALHGLTRTLVANAVKGVSDGYTINLELKGVGYRAKLSGKALELTIGYSHPVVIDPPAGVSFTVPEPTKIDVTGIDKQLVGQVAANVRRVRKPDAYHGKGVRFAGEKIALKAGKAGATGGKGKK
- the rpsH gene encoding 30S ribosomal protein S8, with product MLSDPIADMLTRIRNATRSYKESVDVPASKFKEELAKLLVKEGFIAASERVSEEGKFDVLRLTLKYGHKREQVIKHIERISRPGRRAYASVENLPRVQKGLGLAVVSTSKGLMADRDARKAGVGGEVICVLW
- the rpsE gene encoding 30S ribosomal protein S5; this encodes MTFNRRPDRERESSEFEEKMISINRTAKTYQGGRRFRFAALVIIGDRNGRVGMGIGKAKEVPVAIEKAKAIARKNMITVPVENGTIPHDIVGEGTNSHVLLKPAAPGTGVIAGTVPRSIAELAGITNMLSKELGSRNQINVAYAVFDGLKRLRTAKQVKALRGTPAPAAPAQAEGSAQ
- the rplD gene encoding 50S ribosomal protein L4 translates to MAQIKVIGQNGGRNIDVDLPEVNTHVLHEVVSWQLAKRRQGSASTKTRAQVSRGGKKMYSQKGTGNARHGDRSVPTFVGGGVAFGPKPRSYAYTLPKKVRQLGLAMALADRQAQDKLLAVDGFGLDGKTKSFVAWAKENGMDGSERVFLVTDDEATRRAARNLSWVTALPVAGLNVYDILRHERLIIDAIALEPAKEEENQ
- the rpmD gene encoding 50S ribosomal protein L30 — translated: MKITLKRSVIGRKKDQVETVKALGLKRIGETRELTDTPAVRGMVEKVKHLLEVTE
- the rplE gene encoding 50S ribosomal protein L5, with the protein product MSIIKDKYNGEVRVQLQQQFGYSSIMAVPRIEKVVVNQGLGSSKEDSKAIDKASRELALITLQKPVVTKAKKSISNFKLRQGMPIGVKVTLRGQRMYDFLDKLINIGLPRIRDFRGINPNSFDGRGNYNLGIKEQLIFPEITYDMVDQVRGMDITVVTTAKNDEEARALLQALGFPFRK
- the rpsN gene encoding 30S ribosomal protein S14, coding for MAKKAKIQRQKHREKMVAKYAAKRAELKAAGDYVGLAQLPRDASPTRLHNRCALTGRPRGYIRFFGVSRIVLREMAHAGELPGVKKASW
- the rplB gene encoding 50S ribosomal protein L2, translating into MALKKYRPYTPSRRTMTTADFSDLTKKRPEKHLTEALPKTGGRNNRGRITSRFIGGGHKRLYRIIDFKRRDKAGVTASVAALEYDPNRSARIALLAYADGEKRYVLAPEGLTVGSKVVSGPEAEPKVGNALPLRFIPVGSVVHAIELVPGKGAQLARSAGTSAQVQGKEGDYVVLRLPSGELRRVHTECYATIGNVGNAEHKNIVIGKAGRSRWLGRKPHQRGSAMNPVDHPHGGGEGRTGAGRPPVSPWGQQAKGLKTRRKRKVSDRFIISRRKGK
- the rpmC gene encoding 50S ribosomal protein L29: MKLSEMRQLDASAFEQEVANRKKELMELRFQAAVGQLANPARVRQLRREVAQLLTIQGELAQGSEK
- the rplC gene encoding 50S ribosomal protein L3; the protein is MKGILGTKVGMTQVWKDDKVIPVTVVLAGPCPVVQRKTTATDGYEAVQVGFMPKNEKRINRPLMGHLKKAGVSGVRYLREFRNFTPEGDTITVDIFGAGEKIDATGTSKGKGTQGVMKRWNFKGGPASHGSKKWHRRPGSIGQRKTPGRVYKGKRMAGRMGNERVTVQNLEVVEVRAGENLILVKGAIPGANGGLVVLRQAVKGVK
- the rpsS gene encoding 30S ribosomal protein S19 translates to MPRSLKKGPFVEESLLKRVDIQNDKNDKRVIKTWSRRSTIVPEMIGHTIAVYNGKQHVPVFVNEQMIGHKLGEFSPTRAYRGHGADKNAKGSKKK
- the rpsQ gene encoding 30S ribosomal protein S17; translated protein: MAKKTFQGVVVSDKADKTVSVKVERRYAHPLYGKVVTRSQKYAAHDENNEFRIGDRVEILAVRPISKTKTWKVTRLIERPRGIETTAVETEGGNA
- the rpsJ gene encoding 30S ribosomal protein S10; translation: MVAPKIRIKLRGFDHKALDQSASKIVDTVRRTGANVSGPVPLPTRIRRFTVLRSPFKYKDSREHFEIRTHNRLVDIENPTKKTIDSLMTLDLPTGVDIEIKTVGGRA
- the rpsC gene encoding 30S ribosomal protein S3, giving the protein MGNKINPNGFRLGITKGWNSRWYAGKKTYSKLLQEDERIRNLVEKELKAAGIARIEIERAGQQVNVIISAAKPGIVIGKGGDSIKRLRGQIEALVSAGTVAVNVAEIPNPNISAPLVALRVAEQIERRFAFRRAMKQAAQRVMESGARGVKVVMSGRLGGAEQARTEKVLEGRVPLHTLRADIDYGTALARTTYGIIGIKVLVFNGEVIGGKTETLARPPRQDRGRREDGDRPNRRRPAARRRTGGE
- the rplP gene encoding 50S ribosomal protein L16, encoding MLLPKRTKYRKMFRGRMTGDAKGGDYVAFGDYGLIATEPAWIKSNQIEACRIVMSRHFRRGGKIYIRIFPDKPITKKPAETRMGKGKGAVEYWVAVVKPGRVMFEVAGVTEEQAKEAFRLAGHKLPIATKMVKREVYDEAQ
- the rplR gene encoding 50S ribosomal protein L18; protein product: MSANNVTTGRRKLRNRRKVRVAAGVRPRLSIFRSSKHIYAQLIDDTTGTTIAQVGSKKLSTEGTKTDAAAAVGKALAEAAVAKGVKQVAFDRGQFRYHGRVKALADAAREGGLDF
- the rplO gene encoding 50S ribosomal protein L15, coding for MKLNELKANPGARKNRKRVGRGPGGTDKTAGRGHKGQKARSGAGKGQFFEGGRSTLISRLPKRGFNNVGTVYEVVNLSQIAELTGTVDREALAAAGLVRRKDRPVKLLARGEVKTALTVHVDAASEAAVKAIEAAGGSVVLPQVSAEKDA
- the rplN gene encoding 50S ribosomal protein L14, whose product is MIMPQTRLDVADNSGAREIMCIRVLNSGIGGKGLTKGGGGNKRYAHVGDIIVASVKESAPRGAVKSGDVVKAVVVRTSKSIQRPDGSVIRFDKNAAVIINNNGEPRGTRVFGPVARELRDRRFMKIVSLAPEVL